The following is a genomic window from Anser cygnoides isolate HZ-2024a breed goose chromosome 33, Taihu_goose_T2T_genome, whole genome shotgun sequence.
ACGGTTGCTGTCTTTAAGAGAATATACCCATCTGGTGCAAAATTATACTGTCCTCCAGAAGGTACAGCAAAAGAGAAGCTTCTCACTCAACCTCAGTCAGGACTAGATGGCCTGGAGCAAGGGATTGCccacagagaaaaagagcagaggagggagggacTTAGACCCAAAAACAGGAGCTCACATCACCCTCTAATCGACTGCCCTGGCTTTCACTTCTCCCTTTGCCTTCTTTGGGACTCTTTCCAATCTGAGGCCTTGGCAGACGTGCTTGGAGAGGGATGGGCAGGACAAAATATTTAGAGTGGTAATATACCATCAGAGCTTCATCCAATTGGGCACTGGCCTGCACAAACATACTTTTCAGAAATTCAAGGGTTTGCCTCATAAACTGGAAGACAGCAGCAAACCTCCCATGTTGGTGACAAATCTCTTGGGTTAAATCTTGGACACTCTCATTATAGCTTGCAAACACCAGACACAACTCCACCTCTCCACATCTCCACCAATGACCATCTTTCTTGAGGCTAGCTAACTCCTCCAGACATGAAGGAGGTCCACATTAGCGTCATATTCGCCCATACTTTTCCACACCAAGACATCACATTTCTCCCTGGAAAGGTTCACTGGACATCCCAATAGAAAAGGAACATGACGAGACAGAGATTACAATGCAGCGTAAACTTTAATGAGTCTGAAGAAGGAATCAAAGCAGCTCATGGTGGAAAGAATCCAGTCCAGGCTGCCACAAGGACAGCTGGCAGTCAGACCCCCCATCACCACAATGGGATGCACGTCTTCCTCCCTTGcatggagagagggagaagaaacaggACACTCTTGACTTGCTTCCGGATGAACCTATGGCACAGGACAGCAGGAGACAACAAGGGCTTGtgatgcagagaagaaagcaggagaagaTGTCTGCTGGCCGTGTTTCCAGACAGCACAGGCTGGCACCCTggcttccctctctgctctgcaggaggccACGAGGGTATTCAGCCCATCTGGAAaccctggccagcagctccgTCCTCAGTCCGGCACCTGGCTTCGGGCTTCCTGGTCGATGCGCTCACTGGACGTCCACCTGGGCTTTAGCAGGGCAGACACCTTCTGCCATAGTAGCGGCCACCAAAGCCAGAGAGGCCAAAGCCCccagaggagatgggcactccctCAGCACTCAGGATGCTGCCAACGGCAGCTGAGGTGGTGGATCCCACtgcggtgttctgggggaaggagctgaggatggggccgggcagggtcaccaccacaGGAGATGGTTCAATCACCACACGGGAGTCCTGGCACTGCCGgacacagggctcgttgcagctgttgGCAAGCGGGGTTGGGCCACAGGGACGGCACAGATCGTAGCAGGACATGGCTGTGGGATGGAGGCgcacctgggagagagggcagggaaagaacaagcagcgtgtcagcagcagcctgacagCCTGCTGGCCAAGACAGAAGGCATAGTCTGGGGAGCAGCGACAGGCTGTGCGAGGACAGAGAGGGGCTTGCGAGCCTGTGTCCCCAAGGGCCCCTGCAAAGACAGCCCAAGACCtcctcccacctctccccacaGTGACATGCAGAACAGTGATGGAGGGAGCAGCGTCAAGGGGCAAGGCCCACACCAAGAGCTACACGGAGGGAAAGACTCAGCTGAATCCAGAAGGCCCAGAGGAGAAGAGCAAGAGGGGAGTGAGGAGAAGGCACTTGCAGCTCACCTTATTCACCAAGGAGGAGAAGGCAAGAGAAGTGGATGAGGCAGCCTGCTGTTGGATGACTTTTTATACTGTTCCAGACTGCCCCAGGCCTAGAGGCACCATTTCGGCTTGAACGTGTTTCACAACAAGCTCATCTTCTATGCAAAACAGTGAAGTCAAGTAAATGGCTGACACTATTTTTTGTTCCCATTAATGCTCCCTTTTCATTTCCCTGTTCATGACATGCGTATTTTGCCATGCACACTCCTTTAAAGGGACAGAATTAGAgaccaaaatatttccattggAAATGATGCATCAGCACAGGAAAATGATACAGGCAGTGATGAGAGGTATTGAACTACAGTATTTGATGGCAGCCTTATATCCTAAGGAGCCTTCCTTTGAGGATTTCAAAAATGCTTAACTCACATTTCCTTCCCATCCTAAAATACAAGGCATGActtaaaaaaacttttctatGACAGGAGTGGACACCACCAATGCTTCACATAATAAATAATTCTACGTTAGGTCTGAACTTGCCAGTCAGGTTGGATACCCTGTTGGCTTTTAGACTGTCTGCAATCTAACATCAGGAGAAA
Proteins encoded in this region:
- the LOC125180253 gene encoding feather beta keratin-like, encoding MSCYDLCRPCGPTPLANSCNEPCVRQCQDSRVVIEPSPVVVTLPGPILSSFPQNTAVGSTTSAAVGSILSAEGVPISSGGFGLSGFGGRYYGRRCLPC